One Cryobacterium psychrophilum DNA segment encodes these proteins:
- a CDS encoding ferritin-like fold-containing protein: protein MDIASLTPDLMHFLGQAAYFELGEFESLARAVATAPNLAAKEGLSAAAGRALSKHHGLITEIRRRGTEPDVAMAPFVPALDHYRAQSQGADWHELLLSCYLTGGLLEDFFVRLSDGLPRDVGPRVAQLLGEDSGTTVLVHELQMAITADSALGSRLAMWGRRLVGDTLLIARSAMPVCEPDVFAESRTEPVFTEIIAAHTRRMDGLGLTA, encoded by the coding sequence GTGGATATCGCATCCCTGACTCCCGACCTCATGCATTTTCTCGGCCAGGCCGCCTACTTCGAACTCGGTGAGTTCGAAAGCCTTGCTCGTGCCGTGGCCACCGCGCCGAACCTGGCAGCAAAGGAAGGGCTCAGCGCCGCCGCCGGTCGTGCGCTCTCCAAACACCACGGCCTGATCACCGAGATTCGCCGCCGCGGCACCGAGCCTGATGTTGCGATGGCCCCGTTCGTACCCGCGCTCGACCACTATCGCGCGCAGAGCCAGGGCGCCGATTGGCACGAGCTCCTACTGAGCTGCTACCTGACCGGCGGTCTGCTCGAGGACTTCTTCGTGCGTCTGTCCGACGGGCTTCCGCGCGACGTGGGCCCCCGAGTGGCCCAGTTGCTCGGCGAAGACTCGGGGACGACCGTACTGGTGCACGAGCTTCAGATGGCCATCACCGCCGACTCCGCCTTGGGTTCACGGCTCGCCATGTGGGGTCGCCGTCTTGTGGGCGACACTCTGCTCATCGCCCGCTCGGCCATGCCGGTATGCGAGCCCGACGTCTTCGCAGAGTCGCGCACCGAGCCGGTCTTCACGGAGATCATCGCCGCCCACACTCGCCGCATGGACGGCCTCGGGCTCACCGCCTAG
- a CDS encoding DUF3107 domain-containing protein, with amino-acid sequence MDIRIGIFNSPREIGFETSQPASEIEEAVAAALAAQTGHLTLKDDKGKVYIIPTVGLAYVELGSEQSRHVGFVA; translated from the coding sequence GTGGATATCCGCATTGGCATCTTCAACTCTCCCCGTGAGATTGGTTTCGAAACCTCACAGCCCGCATCCGAGATCGAGGAAGCGGTCGCGGCCGCACTTGCTGCTCAGACCGGGCACCTGACCCTGAAGGACGACAAGGGCAAGGTTTACATCATCCCCACGGTCGGTCTCGCATACGTGGAACTGGGCTCTGAGCAGTCCCGTCACGTCGGCTTCGTCGCCTAA